Below is a window of Actinomycetota bacterium DNA.
GTTTGTGTTTTTACTTGGAGTAAAGTTCGACGATTAGCTGTTCTTGTACCTGCGTGTCAATTACTTCACGAGCAGGCAATGAGTGAACCAAGATGCGCATGCCAGCTGGAATAACTTCCAACCAAGCAGGTACGGTACGGTCGCCAATTTCCGCATAAGCAACCTGGAATGGGGTTAGCTCGACGGAAGCTGGACGAAGCTGAATGACATCATTCGGGCTTACTCGATAAGACGGAATGTCAACCTTCTTGCCATTTACCAAGAAGTGGCCGTGGCGGACAACCTGACGAGCCATATCGCGGCTCTTTGCGAAGCCTGCGCGGTAAACGACATTGTCCAGACGCGATTCAAGGATGCGAAGCAGGTTTTCACCAGTCTTGCCGTGCTTGCGGCTAGCTTCTTCATAGTAGTTACGGAACTGCTTTTCCAGCACGCCGTAAATACGTGCAGCTTTCTGCTTCTCACGCATCTGTAATAAGTACTCTGATTCCTTTGCCCGGTTGCGGCCGTGCTGGCCCGGTGGGTAAGGACGTGACTCAATTGGGCACTTTGGTGATTCACACTTTGAACCCTTGAGGAATAATTTGGTCTTTTCGCGACGGCAACGCTTGCAGTCTGCTCCGGTATAACGAGCCATTAGTTTTTACTCTCCTACTATCGAATCGTCAGACGCGGCGGCGCTTTGGTGGGCGGCAACCGTTGTGCGGGACTGGGGTGGTGTCTTGGATAGTGCCAACTTCAAGGCCAGTTGCCTGAAGTGAACGAAT
It encodes the following:
- a CDS encoding 30S ribosomal protein S4 yields the protein MARYTGADCKRCRREKTKLFLKGSKCESPKCPIESRPYPPGQHGRNRAKESEYLLQMREKQKAARIYGVLEKQFRNYYEEASRKHGKTGENLLRILESRLDNVVYRAGFAKSRDMARQVVRHGHFLVNGKKVDIPSYRVSPNDVIQLRPASVELTPFQVAYAEIGDRTVPAWLEVIPAGMRILVHSLPAREVIDTQVQEQLIVELYSK